One Pirellulales bacterium DNA window includes the following coding sequences:
- a CDS encoding type II toxin-antitoxin system PemK/MazF family toxin encodes MALLRQGQIVLADVPGAQHNPRPVVVVRPPSGNGPNNLVFVAGISSQVYNPPPAHHVLLPYHPQGHPRTGLTKRRVAKCDWVFTIEQQHIVAVKGVVPSACMKVILEQLTLLGHSP; translated from the coding sequence GTGGCCTTGCTCCGTCAAGGACAAATCGTGCTGGCCGACGTGCCGGGCGCTCAACACAATCCGCGTCCCGTCGTGGTGGTACGGCCTCCGTCCGGTAATGGTCCCAATAACCTGGTCTTTGTGGCAGGAATCTCCAGCCAAGTTTACAATCCTCCGCCAGCCCATCATGTGCTCTTGCCGTATCATCCCCAAGGGCATCCGCGCACGGGACTGACCAAACGCCGCGTGGCGAAGTGCGACTGGGTCTTCACCATCGAACAGCAGCACATCGTCGCGGTCAAAGGAGTGGTGCCCAGCGCATGCATGAAGGTAATCCTTGAGCAACTGACGTTGCTTGGTCATTCGCCATGA